A single window of Candidatus Palauibacter scopulicola DNA harbors:
- a CDS encoding SRPBCC family protein codes for MKDRVFTALQWVPSPLERTFAFFSDAHNLERITPPFVNFRVLTPPPIEMRVGTLIDYRLRLHGIPIRWQSEITHWDPPHGFIDEQRRGPYRKWIHEHRFEAEDGGTRVEDHVTYAVPGGALIDRWFVRPDLERIFEYRHSAISEVLGR; via the coding sequence TTGAAAGACCGTGTCTTCACGGCGTTGCAGTGGGTGCCCAGCCCGCTGGAGCGGACCTTCGCGTTCTTCTCCGACGCCCACAACCTGGAGCGGATCACGCCGCCTTTCGTGAACTTCCGGGTCCTGACGCCGCCACCGATCGAGATGCGCGTGGGGACGTTGATCGACTACCGGCTGCGGCTGCACGGCATCCCGATCCGGTGGCAGAGCGAGATCACGCACTGGGATCCGCCTCACGGCTTCATCGACGAGCAGCGTCGAGGCCCGTATCGGAAGTGGATCCACGAGCATCGTTTCGAGGCGGAGGACGGGGGCACGCGCGTGGAGGACCACGTCACGTACGCGGTCCCGGGCGGCGCACTGATCGACCGATGGTTCGTGCGCCCCGATCTCGAACGCATCTTCGAATACCGCCACAGCGCCATCTCGGAAGTGCTGGGCAGGTAG